The following nucleotide sequence is from Malania oleifera isolate guangnan ecotype guangnan chromosome 4, ASM2987363v1, whole genome shotgun sequence.
CCCCACAAAAATCAAAATCCATGCTCCTAAATACTACCTCAAGGTTTCTTTTCACAATAGACCTTCCCATTTTGGGCAGGTACCAATTCTACCTGAGCATGTGTATGCAATCAACGATGCCCTTCCAGCAGAGGGTGCTTCAGAAGATTACGAGACCTGTCTGAAGAACTTAGTGAAGAAGAGTGTCATAGGTATATCAGCGGCCACTGGGTTTCCCAAGTTTGATCTGATGCTGCTGGGAATGGGGCCAGATGGGCACGTAGCCTCTCTTTTCCCACGGCACCCTCTGGTCCATGAGAACGAGAAATGGGTCACGTGCATCATGGACTCCCCCAAACCTCCTCCCCAGAGGATTACTTTCACCTTCCCTGTCATCAACTCATCTTCCTACATCGCCATGGTTGTGGTTGGAGCTGCTGAAGCCAATTCTGTGCAGATTGCTCTGCGGAATGGCCAGAAGAATTCAAATTTGCTGCCTGTTCAAATGGTTTTGCCTGAAGTGGAAATGACCTGGTTTCTTGACAAGGATGCTTCTTCCAAGCTCTAGGATTTTGGGCATCTCTGTAGCTGCAGAAGCTTTGCTGTACTGATTAGTGAAGTTTTTGTTGTCTGTTCTGGCAACAAATTAAAAAGGGTATGAATAAACTATACTTCATCACCGAATGCATTTTATGTTGGAATTAGCTTTCTCAATGCAAATTTATGTCTTTCGAGTCGCGTTATCATTTCTCTTGGGTGGCAAAATGGATCAATTTTTGAGTATGTGAGGTAATTGATCCATTCCAAAATGGATCAATATCAGGTTTAGAGAACTCTTCCCTGCATACATGTATAAATGGCATGCctctatataataataataataatgatgttGTTTATTATTAATGTAAGTTGTgattttaaaagataaaaatataCTTGTCTATCGTGTTATTGCTCTAACTCTGGTTAagtctattttttaaaaatattttatcatacttgtaaaaaataataataatttttttttcataaaataacttaaGCTATTTGTATTCTTATATATAAcatagaaattaattttttttaagaaatgtttaatcttatttatttaagaaacatatattttttacTTTGGAATTCATGCACACCCTTAATCTTTGTTTGTTTCAAAATCTAGCAATATGGTGTGAATGACACACATCCCCTTATGGGTGTGTTTCATCAAATTATtctttagatttaaatttttaaaataataactatgttttaagaaaatttcaaaaagttAGGTGCCTATTAGCGACCCAATTCAGTAGGTACGATGATCCTAACTACAAGTTATATAAATGGAATGGAATCATGCCTCCATGCAGACTGTTCTATtgtccattcaaatttttttttcatttcatttttatttgattGCATTTGGCAAACCAAACATGACATAAGTTTTAACTTGCTTGACGCCACCCAAGTCCATTGTCTTTTTACCTTTGTTTTTTATGTTCTTCTTTTGGCGTTATTCTCTTTATATTTTCGTTCTACCTTTTAACTTTTCTTATTCAAAAGAGTGTCCTTCTAAAAAGGATGCTTTTTTCTTTTGAATATTATTGAATTAAAGAGAGTACGTCTGCACTAGCCCTAGTGTAAGTTTGACAAATTCAATAttaaaatgattaatcaaaagtTCAAATCAACGACTTCTTAAGAGATTAAATTTTGTTATTGGAAGAAAGTTTGCAATAAATTAGTAGAAACAAATGCAGTACGGGCACAAGTTTTTTATATGTAACTCTTTTTCTTGAATCTAGGTTTTCAAATGATGACTACTTTTAATAGGGTTAAATTAACTCTCGAATCTTATATTTAattgataaattaattaaataactaattgcatggaaaaataaaatatcaattgGTGAGCAGCTCCAATAATTTAATCCCACAAATAAAATATCAGACTCCATAAAACCCCACcacattattataatttttttatggaGCAAACTACACATGTAACGATCTAAATTTGTGTATGTGTCCATATAAATTAATTTTGCctccaaatatatatttttcctttcttgtttttcgaaaaaaaaaattatttattaccCTATTTTTGttagaaatttttttatgaaaaaaaatttgctcttttttttttgttcatgtGCAATTATTATTgttctaattattattttaacGCCAGTGGCCCTTCAcatttttttcatatattaaattatagttttattttattttgacaataaaatgataagtttgtttttttttttttttgtcatttctattcacaaaatgaaaattaaatttgtagagtcccgtttttttttttttctttttttttttttcaacatttaAATGACAATTAATTGTGACACTTCTCTGCCCTTCCCTtgccaacccacatttaataaTAGCCGTAGATTTCCATTTTAATTGATCCCAAtactttaattttataaataatgaTTTTAATGGAATTCCTTATTTAAATATTCAATTATCAATAAATCGAAGCACAACATGAGAAAATAATTagtaattattaataaataactATTTAAAAGACGTTCTTCCTTACATCAAGGATAAAAACAACATTATCTATTTTAATGAAAATCATTACTGTAAAAAACATACCAGCATTCGCAGATGACTCGCCCTTGAAAGCAAAAGTTCTAACGCAATATTTTATatgtaaaaatgggtaaatgttaGGTAAGTGACTTTGTTTAAATTAGATTCGAGGAATGACCAGTTAATATTTTAGTTAATCGAAACTCAATCCAATAACTTGAAGGATTATGTGAATTTGGGTTTGGTACCCCGCACTTTCGGTTATGTGTTTAAGATAGAATCACTTTAATTGTtaactaatatttaaattttagtagAATATCTTTTCATGTGTTAATAGTGTAGAAACAAAAGTTGCAATGTATTGATGGTGCCGATACGAGTATTCTATATCCTCTTTTGTATATTATAGGTGTTGTTttctttgttaaaaaaaaaaattaactcgcACTTTGTTGAAATACTAAGGAGAAAAACAATGAATAAgcattttttcttaattttattatgattttgttagAAATAGGAGGAGACGAAAGTTTTTCTACTCTTTATTCAATTATCCAATAGCCCTTTAAATGGGCAATACATCAacgaaaaaaattgaaaaatagcaaCAACTTTTGACCACTAACCCATGATCTGCaacactaaaaaaaaaagtaagaacaTGTCTAAAGACTAGCCTAATCATCCACATCTAAGGGACCCACATGAAAGACAAGTTTGGCAAactcaaaaccaaaaaaaaattatgacaaACCCTCCCTTAAACTAATGTCTTCAAACATTCAGTTTAATACACAATTCAAAAAATGAATAGCTTCAGAGTCCCTAAAAAATTCAGCATACAAACACCCAATAATTCTCTTAATTTCATAAATTAAGGCAATTTGAGATgctttgtgaatatatctgcaaGTTGATATTCACTCCTACAATGGATGAGCTCAATTGTTCCAGCCTTTGTGAGATCTCTTAGGAAATGAAGCTTCACATCTATGTGCTTACTTCTCTCATATAGAACAAGATTTTTGGAGAGTTTGATTGTTGAATTGTTGTCACAAAAAAATTGTAATAGGCTACTGTCTCTTGAAATGaagttcttcaagaattctcttcaTCCATAATATGGCTTGACATGTACATGAAGTTGCAGCAACTAACTCAGCTTCAATAGTTGATAGAGTAACAATTGATTGTTTCTTTGATGACAATGAAACAACTCCTGAACCAAGGATAAAAGCATAGCCTGAAGTACTTTTTCTATCATGCATCTTGATCCCTTGCATAATCGCTATCAGTAAAACCAATCAAGTCTAACTTTTGTTACCCAAGAAACAATCACTTGTCAATACTCTTTAGAGTACATGAAATTCTCCATTAGCATGCTTCAATAGTCATAGTGACCATCAAAGTGTGGAATAGATGGTTGCAGCGGCAACAACTCCATATATTGATTCAACAATTTAGTCATGGCCTCTGAAAACTTTGTGCAACCATCTATTCCACACTTTGATGGTCACTATGGCCATTGGAGCATGCTAATGGAGACTTTCATACACTCTAAATAATATTGGCAGGTGATTGTTTATGGGGTATAAAAAGTTAGACTTGATTGATTTTACTAATAGCGATTATGCAAGGGATCAAGATGATAGAAAAAGTACTTCAGGCTATGTTTTTATCCTTGGTTCAGGGGTTGTTTCATGGTCATAAAAGAAACAATCAATCGTCACTCTACCAACCACTGAAGATGAGTTTGTTGCTGTAAATTCATGTACATGTCAAGCCATATGGttgaagagaattcttgaagaacttCATTTCAAGAGACAAGAGCCTACTGCAATTTTTTGTGACAacaattcagcaatcaaactctccaAAAATCCTATTCTACATAGAAGACATAAGCACATAGATATGAAGATTCATTTCCTAAAAGATCTCACAAAGGCTGGAACAATTAAGCTCATCTACTATAGGAGTGAAGATTAACttgcagatatattcacaaagcTTTCAGAGGCCATGACTAAATTGCTACAACATATATGGAGTTGTTGCTGTTGCACACTCAAACTCTCCTTTTTTTCCCCGCTCGaggtggctctaataccactgtTAGAAATATGAGGAGAAGAAAGTTTTTAAGCTCTTTATTCAATTAACAAATAGCCCTTTAAATATGCAATACATCaacgaaaaaaaattaaaaaatagcaaCAACTTTTGTCCACTAATCCATTATCtgcaaccctaaaaaaaaactaataacaTGCCTAAAGACTAGGTCTATTCATCCTACATCTAAAGACCCACGTAAAAGACAAGTGAAAAGTatggtgtactcccaagagaggggtgaattgggattaaaaatttttctttagaaactTCTTTTATTATTCCTTTCTCAATCCTTTTTGGATTCAGCAATTTCACAATCACAAATACAACGAATAATTAATTCAAGATTGaatctttatgaatgagaatactAATTTGAATACTTTGCAAGTTCCTTAGCACATCCTACAACTCAACCTAATTAGTCAATATAAGCTTTCTCAATATGAAACCATACAACAATTTCAGCAATGCTTCCAATATTCAGATTTAGCTTTGAGCTTAAATATATAACTCATGAATAACCATTATAAACAAGGAAGGCTTGATTTCTTCCGatgaaacacaatagaaaattcaaccaaacttccaaaactcaaatattgatGTTAAATATGTAACATGAAATATGCAACCAATTAATTtgttaatgagctttggtatatattgatcaatcaatgcacttcctttaatcaaggtttcctcaatcgattaatcaacgtactgcctttaaggtttccgcaaaagatcaatcaactttttccctttaattaaagtttctgcaatctcaataacaaattaatttccaacacttaaataaacatccacgcaatttatatatgcagaaaattaaagagtagggaagagagtgagacgtgagttttacgaggttcggctataccagcctacatcctcgccttaggcaaacacacctaaagattccactataccactcctttacgggtaggagcaaccttataCACTCCTTTGCAGGTCGGAGCAACCTTTTGCAATCCCTCCTTCAACTAGGGTGAAgacccctctccaagcgataccctacgctcgatacaatgattcaacaatcctgaaccatcaagaaaaacaagaaacaaatttggtgtacaaagacactctcttcaaaagctgattagtacaacaattaagaaCTACAAtgtacttcaattcaaaataataattgaaagaatttgaagccttagaagtatatcaccatgagctttcttttttctttttaattgaaACAATTCAAAATATGCTCAAAATTTGTGAGAGTTTCATAAAAAAACCTCGGTagagaattttagaaaatttgagaGTAAAAGAGCTTTaagagttttgagagcaagagagcttgtttgttgtgtattgcttggtgtattgaatccttagcctttaggggtatttataaacgtttaaacaagagtatttcgtgttccccaaataacttgaagtgtttcccaactttttataatgtttagaattcaaaaaatcaaatttcaaaacttcccattatatttaaaatttgaaatctcaaagAGTCAAACGACTGGAAATAAAGAGTTAATCGCCTGGATTcattaaaacactgaaaatttcaaatttagcaAGGAGTCAGTTGACTGGGAACAATGAGTCAATCGCCTGGGTCCTCTCAGGTTCTCTCAAAATCAGTTTATTTATTTGTCAGTCGTCTGGACAGACAAAAAgcttgatttttcattttgtttccaatttctttttactcttttgctttccccaaattaatttaatacatttgaaaaatatttttcaggggttttcacactacaaaaaattagggtattagtgaaggatcaaattcgtcactaatacttataaattcgtcactaatagtcactaatagtattagtgacgaatttataagtattagtgataggttttaaattagttgttatatctaccattactactaactattagtgacgaattttaaattcgtcactaataatggagtattagtgatggattataattgtcactaaaaccctaatactgtcactataaattctatatcgattcagctcaaattcattactaataccctattattagtgacgaatttgaatccttcaccaataattaagaaattaaaaaaaatttaatacaaatttttttgaatcatcaatttctataaaaatctgtaattacattttcgcatacataacctgaaaccataattactaccaaattcataaattattcaaaatttcaaattcaaatacaaattcaattaaaattaaaaaaaataacatttgttcagataagaaaaaaaatttcaaaaaattcaaaattcaaatacaaatacattatacaaattaaaattaaaatgcaaaaattttatttgttcaaataacaataaaaattacaaataaataatcaaaagttgcatctgacgactgtagtgcatgcatggcatcgtgctgatgttatgacagccgcgaaccctacaaattaagaatcataaaaaacaaaattagtatacaaatagAGAATAAAATGGAGAGCTGACGCTtagtataatcaggaagaaaaatatagagagagTGTCGTATAATAATTTTCAACCGTAAACGAAcaactgaaatgaatgtgaatggcatacgtatgaatatatacagttgcatgcatcaaaccatgcacgtaaacactttaactcgttctcaaaacacagtatccctggtggtggacaaatgataatgtttatccatagttaaaagcaaattaTATGCTATGTATGTTAATATATgcaaatttagggtttaatgaaatgacttttcgtttaactttcactcatcatttcaaaaatatttcaacattcattttatcataattatctttgtatgtgattttttttttgaaaaattttaacaaaatttcagcagcatgcggtctttaaattagacatttttctataaaacctgcacctgaaaCATTGTTGTTTTCacaaaaataaaacatttcaagcatgcaacaacctaaatccagtacctgcatgcaattcacaatatactgcattagTCATACAattggtgttcaacacaagcatgtattccagtagttcaatatacaattcatataacataataccatccatcaataAAATATTACGAGGAAAACATTAAAACACAATACAGaaaaggttttctagttttgttcAGAAGGTTAcctctcaagcattcttgatgcagcttgggttgtgcatgaagttgttacttagattgtgagaaggcatgtgatagattgagttggggtttcttggattcaatTATGGACATAAAAATCTTTGGTTATaaattgaggaaatggattatggtttgtttttcttctattcaatgatagtggtggaatcctggtttaCATATTTCGTTTTCTTTATGGCAgtctattatttcattttttgttcaatttggtggtaaatgtcttaattagagtgctAAATAGGTGTGAGGCTTGTGGTCTTGTCGAAGGTTTTTTACTTGGCAAGAATGAAGTCTGTTTCTCATGTACACTTTGCTGATGATTTTTaaaaggttttaagattgcctttactctgttggagatttttgagcttgtctttggtccttaggatttaatttgctaacttgagtttgactataaaagttttcaatatataggaggtttcgagttgtgatttTTTAATGAgtttttgttgaccctatgggttataccttgttttgattatgacaaatactcaggtatttaatatcTGCTGAGTTGATGTGTAGGTATATCTttgcaatatcatatgatggcactcggagacatagaggaaaatgaagaccctagttgaatattcattgttgtaatttatatgaaatttaatttgggtctgtaatagtaatataggaacggtctttaataatcattgcatgacatgcatgtaggaactataaaactcaagaccttagagaccttagggattcggtcaaacgacgccaaattttttcggaaaaaaaaaaaaaaaaaaaaagctttagaaatgaccctaggtccttacacaacaCTTGGGATTGTCCccataatcacatatattatctgggaaattaattgaagtgaaattGGGCTAAATTGCAAAAAATTGAAAGAGCTCGAGCGACCGTACCCATTGCGTTTAAAACACTTCGGGTGACTAAACCCTGGTCGAGTcaaacttgttgactttttgtccgggcactcgaacctttttcaacgtatcttcctcgggcacccgaatgtgTGTCAGAATGCTTTTCAACTACCCGGGCACTTgaaccttcacgttcaaaatgggctcgggtgACTGAATTGGCTGGTTCGATTAATCGAACTTGGAACCAGGCACCCAAACCTACAAACATTTAGCTActaactttggttcagccaaccagtCCTcaattcgggcacctgaaccattaAATAATGGTTTTTGTGACTGAGTTTGTTCGAGCACTCGAACCTCAGGTCGGGCACTTGAACTtctcgggttaaaatatttttactaattttttaaaaggagtaaaatgggttaatttcattaaactctttttaaacttttataattatcCCCATtttgtccccaacggtaaaaaaatcatcattgcctataaatacctgtttatttgtcataattagcaaggattagcaaaattgattaggaccaaactctctcaaattctaAAATCTTTCTTTAGCCTATAATACTCCAAAACACTTATACACATCATCCTTTTTTatcttgcaagtgttgtgagtatattttgtgtgcttgagcttcattcatacttgctaacactctcattagattatattgattgtttgattttattgagagtagaagcatcaagttcttctattgatttaacttgataaaccttgtgtgggaagacttggaagattgtggttcttgcattgtcattgccaGCTActtaagcctatatttttgtgtgcaaaaatcattttcaaagcttgttttcaaacaactcttgtgcttgctacattgaagaaaatatttttgagtttgcttaaatattattgctaacatctttgaaaccctaatctgactCTAAGATTtagtttatctggttttcaaagaatagcttgtttgatatactCTCGTGTttgattgtttatagacataaccttgagtgttgattgcacacgtagagcaccaagcttatagttcatacattctaaaggtgcattgattatattgtgcgtattttAGTGCAtacctgcttagtgtaagaagcatatttccgcaTACGCAAAAATTGTATTTTACATTAGTTGTATTCCAgacatgggcttgaagagggagactagccctgttgaatagtctcggactggcttaaacccgattaggaaagttaggtgcgccatcttggtaaggcgtgttggttgaggtcagccccttaaattAACGTGGTtataaccggtgccactccacccgttaagtgagcattagtggaatcttcaagcttgcgagctagagacggggacataggcagtattggccgaaccccgataacatatcatgcgtgtatataatattttcgcaatttat
It contains:
- the LOC131154263 gene encoding probable 6-phosphogluconolactonase 4, chloroplastic translates to MAAEGQKLKEQIFDSEEEMAVALAKYTAELSKKFTAERGAFTVVLSGGSLINSIRKLAEPPYVDSVEWAKWHVFWVDERVVPKEHEDSNYKLAYDGFLSKVPILPEHVYAINDALPAEGASEDYETCLKNLVKKSVIGISAATGFPKFDLMLLGMGPDGHVASLFPRHPLVHENEKWVTCIMDSPKPPPQRITFTFPVINSSSYIAMVVVGAAEANSVQIALRNGQKNSNLLPVQMVLPEVEMTWFLDKDASSKL